GCGACTGCCCCATCACTTCGCCCTATTTGGTGACCACGCCCGATTTCGTGGCCTGCCATGTGCCGTCGTACGTGGACAAATACGACGTGCTCAAGGGGCTCAAGAAGGGCGGTTCGTTCCTGCTCAACAGCCTGCAGGACGTCGATGCGATAAAGGAGTCGCTGCCCGACCACATGAAGGCGTACCTGGCCAAGAACCATATCAATTTCTACATCATCAATGCGACGAAGATAGCCGCGGAACTCGGTCTTGGCAACCGTACCAACACGATTATGCAGGCGGCCTTCTTCAAAATCGCCAACGTCATCCCCTACGAGGTGGCCGTCGAGCAGATGAAGAAGTTCATCTACAAGAGTTACGGGAAGAAGGGCGAGGATATCGTGAATATGAACTACGCCGCAGTGGACAAGGGCGGCGAAATGGTGCACAAGGTGGAGGTACCCGCCGAGTGGGCCTCGCTGAGTACGGAGAAGCCTGCGCGTGCGGCATCGTCCGCTCCCGAATTCGTACACCGTGTAGTGGAACCGATTAACGGCCTCAAGGGCGACGACCTGCCCGTGAGCACCTTCAAGGGGCGTGAGGACGGTACGTGGGACAACGGCACGGCCGCTTACGAAAAACGCGGTATCGCGGTGAGCGTTCCCGCATGGCAGTCTGAGAACTGTATCCAGTGCAACCAGTGCTCGTACGTATGCCCCCATGCCGCCATCCGTCCGTTCCTGCTGACCGCAGAGGAAGCCGCCGCCGCTCCTGCCGGCATGGCGTTGATTCAGGGTCAGGGGAATACCAAGGAATATAAGTTCCGCATACAGGTCTCCCCGCTCGATTGTACGGGTTGCAGCAACTGTGTGGATGTCTGCCCGGCGCCCAAGAAGGCGCTCCGGATGGAGCCCATCGACACCCAGCTCGGTCAGGTTGCCAACTGGGAGTATATGAACGGTAAGGTCGGTTACAAGGAGCATGTCATGGACAAGACCAAGACGGTCAAGGGGAGCCAGTTCGCCCAGCCGCTCTTCGAATTCTCCGGGGCGTGCGCCGGCTGCGGCGAAACGCCTTACATCAAGACGATTACCCAGCTCTTCGGTGACAAGATGATGGTCGCCAACGCAACGGGCTGTACTTCGATATACAGCGGTTCGGCGCCCTCTACGCCCTATTGTACCAACGCCAAGGGAGAGGGTCCCGCATGGGCCAACTCGCTCTTCGAGGATAACGCCGAATTCGGCCTCGGCATGCACGTGGCTGTCGAGAAGCTGCGCGACCGTATCGAGGAGAAGATGCGCTATGCCATGGAGAACTGCTCCTGCTGCTCGGAGGAGCTGAAGAAGACCATGGGCGAATGGATAGAGACGCGCCACAGCACGGCCCTTAACCGGGAAGTGTGCGACCGTCTCGTGCCGATGCTGGAGGCTTGCGGCTGCGATACGTGCAGGGAGCTCCTGTCGATGAAGGATAATCTCGCCAAGAAGTCGCAGTGGATTATCGGCGGCGACGGCTGGGGATACGATATCGGTTTCGGGGGTCTCGACCACGTAATCGCTTCGGGACAGGATGTCAACATCCTCGTAGTGGATACGGAGGTCTACTCCAATACGGGCGGCCAGTCTTCCAAGGCGACTCCGGTGGGTGCGGTGGCCAAGTTCGCTTCGGCGGGCAAGCGCATCCGCAAGAAAGACCTCGGAGCAATCGCCATGACCTACGGCTACGTCTATGTGGCGCAGGTTTCCATCGGAGCCAACCAGAACCAGCTGCTGCAGGTAATGCGCGAGGCGGAGGCTTACAACGGTCCGTCGCTCATCATCGCCTATGCTCCGTGTATCAACCACGGCATCAAGGGCGGCATGACACGTACGCAGACCGTAGGCAAGGAGGCCGTCGCGTGCGGTTACTGGCACCTGTGGCGTTACAATCCGGAGCTGGCCGAAAAGGGCGAGAACCCCTTCAAACTCGACTCGAAAGAGCCCGACTGGAGCAAGTTCCAGGCGTTCCTGAACAGTGAAGTACGTTATACTTCGCTGGTGAAGGCTTTTCCGGCCGAGGCACAGGAGCTTTTCGCTGCCGCCGAGGAGAACGCCAAGTGGCGTTACAACAATTACGTGCGCCTCTCCAAGATGGATTATTCCAAGTAGGAGCCGCACGATTTGAAGCAGCGGGCCGGAACCTCTTGAAGGTTCCGGCCCGCTCGTTTTGCGGCGTCTCCGGCAGGAAAGATTGGTCTGAGTCTCTCTTGCGGCGACTTTGCGGCAGCCTGTCCGCCTTGTCGTTATGCTGCATGCGGTGCAGCGTGGATACGATTCATCGTGTTGTCTGAAGGCCTGGCAGGGGGTTGCCGTGCGGTGGAAAACACACAAAAGAGCCGGCCCGTTCAAGGCCGGCTCGGCAGTATGTGACGTAATGCGTTTATTGGGCGTACAGGTCGAAAGTGCCCTCGAACGAACCGGTAACTTTGTAGTCGGCGTCGCTCGTGAAGTCGAAGGTCAGCGTGTAATTCTCTCCGTTGCGGGTCACGGTCATGGTGCCGTTTGTCAGACATACTCTGTCGGTATATTCGTCCTCTGTGAGGATTTGATACCAGCAACCGTTCGGATAGGTGGGGTCGGAATATTCCGTACCGCCGCTGAGCGTCCACGGAACAGGCTCTGTTCCATAGTCGAAATAGGCGCCTATTTCGTACGTACCGTCGGGCAGGTAGTAGATTGCATCGTCGTTGGTTTGGAGCGGTGTCGAGGCCAGGTAGATGCAGAGTTTTTCACCCGTCCCGACGTAACGGTCGAATTTGTTGAGCGAAATTCCTTCGGTCCAGAATCTCAGATCCCAATATGTGTAGGGGAGGTCCCGGTAATCGTTGTTTGGAGAAACGATGACTTTGTTATGGGAGAAGGATGCGAGTTGCACGTCTTCGGTCAGCGTGCTGAGGAATTCGGGCATTCCTTCCTGAGTGACCGGAATTTCGAACGGACCGATGCCTTCCGTTTCGGTGGTGACGATAATCGTACCTGTACGGGCTTCCGGTGCGGGATTCTTGGCGACGGAGAACTCAATGTGATTGACATTTTCCCCTTTATAAGGAATTATTGTAATCCACTCTTCCGTCTCGGAGTCGTAAGATACGCTCGCCGACCACTCGATATTTACGACCTGAAGGGTAATTTGATCATATTGCCCGTCTGTTCCTTTATAGTCGTAATGGTATCCTTCGTTAGGTTCGGCTCCGTTGTCGAGGGTGATGGAGAGCGACGGCGGTAGCACCTTGGCCTCCTGTGTCACGCGGATGGCCTTCGGGCCTGCCGACTCCGCACTCGGCGTCAGGGTGACGTTCGCCGAACGTTCCGCCGTGTCGGGGTTGTCCTGTACCGTGACGGTCAACGTCGTCTCCCCTTCGCTTCCTTCCGTCGCGGAGAGGGTTATCCACTCTTTGGCGGCCTCATCCACTGCGGCGCTCCAGGTCATCCCCTCGCCCGAAGCGGTCACTTTCACGCTCTGGCCTGCGGCACCCTCGGCCTCGAAAGTCAGCGCCGCCGGGTCCACCGTCAGCGAATAGACCTCCGGAGTCTCCGAACCGGCCTGCGTAACCGTCACGCTCACGGGTTCCAAATCATCGTTATCTTTGGCAGTTATCCGAATCGAAGCGGTACGTTTCTCGGCCGTCGGATTCTTGGTAACCGAGACCAGCAGTTTTCCGGCCGTTCCGTCGTCCACGGTAATCCAGTCGGCCGACGAGGGAACGGTATATTCCCACTCCACGCCGGTAGCTGTCACGGTAATCTCCTGCGGAGTCGTGTCCTCCGCCCCGAAGGTGAGCGATGAGGGAGAGACTTCGAGCGAAGCCGTCGTTCCTCCGTCCTCCGGCTTGCAGGCCATGGCGAGCAGACAGGCCGCCACGGCAAACAATGTCTTTTTCATAATCCGAACAGTTTTAGGTTATTTTTCCAGGGGCGGTGCGATGTACCAGTGAGTGGAGTTGCGGCCACCGGTGCTTTGCGTAGCGGAAACACCGAGCACGGCTTTTCCGTCCTGTGCGATGTATGTGATGTAGCCTGTGGGGATGGTAATACCGTATTGTTTGTTAATCCAGTCGGCCGTATCGCCCAGGTCGGTACCGGTATTGAGGTCATATACTTTGCCGACGGATACGCCGAAAGTGCCCAGGGTAATGAAGGCGATGCCGTCGTCCGTTACGAACTTGCCTCCCGATGCGCCGTAATCCTCGACGATGACGGTCTTTTCGGTCTCGGTGTTGTAGAATGCCGCATATTCTTCGGTCTCTATCTCCTGTTTGGTCTCCGGGTCGAACTCCTTGCGGTAACGGCCGGCTATCCATTTTCCCGAGGGGCTGACCTGCGTATTCCATGCCTGGCAGATGATGCCGTTCACGCAGGTGTAATCGTATTCCGTACCGTCTTCTCTTGTCCTTTTTACTGTACCTACTTCCCGGACATCTTTGCCTACCCACTGCGGCTTTTCGGTATTCGCTCCGTTGTTTTTCCAATAGAGCATGCCGAAGTCGTAGTTCTCCCACGAGGTGCCGTAGATGATTTCGCCGTTTGCGGAGATGCCGCGGGCGATTACTCCGGTTCGGAATTCATCTTCGCGAAAGTTTTTGTCCGGCATCGGCAGTTCGGTCGGTACCCCGTCGGTCCACAACAGTGGACGGTAGAGGCCTCCTTCGCTTGCTTTCTTGTCCATTCCCGCACCTATCCAATATTTTCCGTCGGCCGAAGTTGCTTCGATTTCGGGCTTGAACTGGTGTCCTGAGGGAGCTTCGGGGATAATGACCTCGCCGGTCAGGTCGATGGCTATCTGTCCTCCGTTGAGTCCGTCGTTGATGAACAGCAGTCCGTTGTCGGTGATAGCCTTAGCCTGGGTGAGATAGTACAGCGATTCGGGGAAGGGGCCGAACTGTTTCTCTTCGCCGGTTTCAAGGTCGATGATGGTGGGGGCACGCAGCCAGG
This genomic interval from Tidjanibacter massiliensis contains the following:
- a CDS encoding BACON domain-containing protein, with the translated sequence MKKTLFAVAACLLAMACKPEDGGTTASLEVSPSSLTFGAEDTTPQEITVTATGVEWEYTVPSSADWITVDDGTAGKLLVSVTKNPTAEKRTASIRITAKDNDDLEPVSVTVTQAGSETPEVYSLTVDPAALTFEAEGAAGQSVKVTASGEGMTWSAAVDEAAKEWITLSATEGSEGETTLTVTVQDNPDTAERSANVTLTPSAESAGPKAIRVTQEAKVLPPSLSITLDNGAEPNEGYHYDYKGTDGQYDQITLQVVNIEWSASVSYDSETEEWITIIPYKGENVNHIEFSVAKNPAPEARTGTIIVTTETEGIGPFEIPVTQEGMPEFLSTLTEDVQLASFSHNKVIVSPNNDYRDLPYTYWDLRFWTEGISLNKFDRYVGTGEKLCIYLASTPLQTNDDAIYYLPDGTYEIGAYFDYGTEPVPWTLSGGTEYSDPTYPNGCWYQILTEDEYTDRVCLTNGTMTVTRNGENYTLTFDFTSDADYKVTGSFEGTFDLYAQ
- the nifJ gene encoding pyruvate:ferredoxin (flavodoxin) oxidoreductase; the encoded protein is MKEKKFITCDGNYAAAHIAYMFSEVAAIYPITPSSTMAEYVDEWAAGGRKNIFGETVKVVEMQSEAGAAGALHGSLQAGALSTTFTASQGLLLMIPNMYKISGELLPGVFHVSARAIAAHALSIFGDHQDVMATRQTGFAMLATSSVQEVMDLAGVAHLVAIKSRVPFLHFFDGFRTSHEIQKIELMEQDDLAALLDRDALAGFRARALRPEHPVTRGTAQNPDIYFQAREAANRFYDAVPDMVNEAMQQINAITGRDYKPFTYYGAPDADRIVIAMGSVTETLKETVDYLRSQGEKVGVVTVHLYRPFSAKYMLDVIPSTVRKICVLDRTKEPGAAGEPLYLDVRDVFYGRTDAPVIIGGRYGLSSKDTTPAQMLAVFANLGAAQPKDRFTVGIVDDVTFTSLPVGEEISLAKPGTFEALFFGLGADGTVGANKNSIKIIGETTDKYCQAYFSYDSKKSGGYTSSHLRFGDCPITSPYLVTTPDFVACHVPSYVDKYDVLKGLKKGGSFLLNSLQDVDAIKESLPDHMKAYLAKNHINFYIINATKIAAELGLGNRTNTIMQAAFFKIANVIPYEVAVEQMKKFIYKSYGKKGEDIVNMNYAAVDKGGEMVHKVEVPAEWASLSTEKPARAASSAPEFVHRVVEPINGLKGDDLPVSTFKGREDGTWDNGTAAYEKRGIAVSVPAWQSENCIQCNQCSYVCPHAAIRPFLLTAEEAAAAPAGMALIQGQGNTKEYKFRIQVSPLDCTGCSNCVDVCPAPKKALRMEPIDTQLGQVANWEYMNGKVGYKEHVMDKTKTVKGSQFAQPLFEFSGACAGCGETPYIKTITQLFGDKMMVANATGCTSIYSGSAPSTPYCTNAKGEGPAWANSLFEDNAEFGLGMHVAVEKLRDRIEEKMRYAMENCSCCSEELKKTMGEWIETRHSTALNREVCDRLVPMLEACGCDTCRELLSMKDNLAKKSQWIIGGDGWGYDIGFGGLDHVIASGQDVNILVVDTEVYSNTGGQSSKATPVGAVAKFASAGKRIRKKDLGAIAMTYGYVYVAQVSIGANQNQLLQVMREAEAYNGPSLIIAYAPCINHGIKGGMTRTQTVGKEAVACGYWHLWRYNPELAEKGENPFKLDSKEPDWSKFQAFLNSEVRYTSLVKAFPAEAQELFAAAEENAKWRYNNYVRLSKMDYSK
- a CDS encoding BACON domain-containing protein, producing the protein MKHLLWNGTFPCLVAGLFLTGCTTSPNEEYQYVNLSQVTCTFLGEGNEPFVIQVEASPAAYEIAPGASWLNAEKSPDGKTITVTVEDNDTASERSTSISVTAGLASEEIEVIQLAKDNMFARFRYTNTFSQGIAVMSPSGRYVGGYVATIGDDDSWLRAPTIIDLETGEEKQFGPFPESLYYLTQAKAITDNGLLFINDGLNGGQIAIDLTGEVIIPEAPSGHQFKPEIEATSADGKYWIGAGMDKKASEGGLYRPLLWTDGVPTELPMPDKNFREDEFRTGVIARGISANGEIIYGTSWENYDFGMLYWKNNGANTEKPQWVGKDVREVGTVKRTREDGTEYDYTCVNGIICQAWNTQVSPSGKWIAGRYRKEFDPETKQEIETEEYAAFYNTETEKTVIVEDYGASGGKFVTDDGIAFITLGTFGVSVGKVYDLNTGTDLGDTADWINKQYGITIPTGYITYIAQDGKAVLGVSATQSTGGRNSTHWYIAPPLEK